From a region of the Micromonospora tarapacensis genome:
- a CDS encoding phospholipase, translated as MPRRLATILTSGVLALLTALAVASPATAAVTPAQKASVLSSWTQTSASSYNAWYSARQNRAPWAEYNFDWSTDYCSSSPDNPLGFSFSLSCARHDFGYRNYKAAGRFSANKSRLDSAFYADLKRVCATYSSIVRPACLSLAWTYYQAVSIFGSVAAVQQSDIDRAARMKADAERHARV; from the coding sequence GTGCCCAGACGTCTCGCAACCATCCTCACCTCGGGCGTACTCGCGCTGCTCACCGCCCTCGCCGTGGCCTCCCCCGCCACGGCGGCCGTCACCCCCGCCCAGAAGGCGTCCGTGCTGTCCAGCTGGACCCAGACCAGCGCCAGCAGCTACAACGCCTGGTACTCGGCTCGGCAGAACCGCGCCCCATGGGCCGAGTACAACTTCGACTGGTCCACCGACTACTGCTCGTCCAGCCCGGACAACCCGCTCGGGTTCAGCTTCTCCCTCTCCTGTGCCCGGCACGACTTCGGCTACCGCAACTACAAGGCGGCCGGCCGGTTCAGCGCCAACAAGTCCCGCCTGGACAGCGCCTTCTACGCCGACCTGAAGCGGGTCTGCGCCACCTACAGCTCCATCGTCCGACCGGCCTGCCTCAGTCTGGCCTGGACCTACTACCAGGCGGTCTCGATCTTCGGATCGGTCGCCGCCGTGCAGCAGTCCGACATCGACCGGGCCGCCCGGATGAAGGCCGACGCCGAACGCCACGCCCGGGTCTGA
- a CDS encoding methyltransferase domain-containing protein, with amino-acid sequence MVALTHTPPSAERLRAVDGFLAEAWADQVRHDERLRPLGIEVRFDRGVAHLTGEVDEPAQLRLVRERVGRLAGVFGVWCRVRVDGRNPVVVDLGCGATKQWPGNLGLDIFPAPGVDAVADLSGSLPLADDSVDVLFAVHILEHLIDFLPLLDECHRVLRPGGVLHVMSPWWGHVNAVADPTHVRLLDVQTIKGVCVMRPPGTPRWYPLHAGTDGASVFADLTPLGPDDDGITAAHLARFFD; translated from the coding sequence ATGGTCGCGTTGACACACACTCCGCCCTCCGCCGAGCGGCTGCGGGCGGTAGACGGCTTCCTCGCCGAGGCGTGGGCTGATCAGGTCCGCCACGACGAGCGACTGCGCCCGCTGGGGATCGAGGTCCGCTTCGACCGGGGCGTCGCCCACCTGACCGGCGAGGTCGACGAGCCGGCGCAACTGCGGCTGGTACGCGAGCGCGTCGGCCGACTGGCCGGCGTCTTCGGCGTCTGGTGCCGGGTCCGGGTGGACGGACGGAACCCGGTGGTGGTGGACCTCGGCTGCGGTGCCACCAAGCAGTGGCCGGGCAACCTCGGGCTGGACATCTTCCCCGCGCCGGGCGTGGACGCCGTCGCCGACCTCTCCGGCTCGCTGCCGCTGGCCGACGACTCGGTGGACGTTCTGTTCGCGGTGCACATCCTGGAACACCTGATCGACTTCCTGCCGCTGCTCGACGAGTGCCACCGGGTGCTCCGTCCCGGCGGTGTGCTGCACGTGATGAGCCCCTGGTGGGGGCACGTGAACGCGGTGGCCGACCCGACCCACGTCCGGCTGCTCGACGTGCAGACCATCAAGGGTGTCTGCGTGATGCGTCCACCGGGCACACCGCGCTGGTACCCGCTGCACGCCGGCACCGACGGCGCGTCGGTCTTCGCCGACCTCACCCCCTTGGGGCCGGACGACGACGGCATCACCGCCGCCCACCTGGCCCGCTTCTTCGACTGA
- a CDS encoding ATP-binding protein, with amino-acid sequence MSPRIHLPSGWVTFVFTDIEGSTRLAQLLGPGYRPVLAEHRRLLRRTIAATEGAELLTEGDSFFLAFGNASAALTACLTAQRALGEHDWPAPEAAPRVRMGLHTGWAEPRDGEYASPEVHRAARVAAAAHGGQVLCSAVTARYADPLPAGASLLDLGLHRLRGFDDRERLFQLVAPGLERQFPRPRTADAVTHNLPIQVTSFVGRQTERAELRQLVARHRLVTVLGAGGGGKTRLAVELATDLVEEYPDGVWFVDIAAVTDPGLVAFAIAAVLGLRPEPGRPMVDTLVEYAAARRMLIVLDTCDAQPAACAEAVSRLLAGGVGLRVLATTREPLALPGEVVWRIPPLSVDPPPDGTESDAVALLMDRTAAARGGRQPDPAESADLRRVVRRLDGLPLAIELAAARLRVLSVGQLAERLDDVLGTLDAGREEPELPPADRGHAGNQQDTVDLVAAATGASPPTPATRAVVRSAIERHLTMQATVTWSYRTLGPRATRLLRWLAVFAGPVDLATLEWLLGDDPLDPLSVLVDKSMVLAEPHAAGSTYRMLDPIRAYAARRLAEAGEEQAARNRHVAWSAHALQRAHLGPDGQPMTLSLYALDPLAGELRAALRWCATGGSARAGLRLAAGLDQWWRERGLAREGRLWLFRLYGRLAETGESIPEGELAAAYHMHSLHAGGDGEFAEELRYSQRAEAAARQAGDAGLLARVLAGRAAPLVDMGQFAEAERVCREVIDWAHDQGVDSEALFAVFRLAELRWRRGALDEAAELLGAARPVEASRPADRGRRSVDMLLGMVALARGDLVAAHEHLLVALRSRMNHGFHGRACDTLNAIAARCAAGDESLTAARLFGAAQATRAGLRSTPGIYDAYWTERQAALRLVLGDATFDEAYGEGAELGLDEAVALALGVEHPDLAADSARFAARTGRSAPRRASTVDRHTEHA; translated from the coding sequence ATGTCGCCACGGATCCACCTCCCGAGCGGCTGGGTGACGTTCGTCTTCACCGATATCGAGGGCTCCACCAGGTTGGCGCAGCTGCTCGGGCCGGGTTACCGGCCGGTGCTGGCGGAGCACCGGCGGCTGCTGCGCCGGACGATCGCGGCGACCGAGGGAGCGGAACTGCTGACCGAAGGTGACTCGTTCTTCCTGGCCTTCGGCAACGCCAGCGCAGCGCTGACCGCCTGCCTGACCGCCCAGCGCGCACTCGGCGAACACGACTGGCCCGCCCCGGAAGCGGCACCCCGGGTGCGGATGGGCCTGCACACCGGCTGGGCAGAGCCGCGCGACGGCGAGTACGCCAGCCCTGAGGTGCACCGGGCGGCCCGGGTGGCCGCCGCCGCGCACGGCGGGCAGGTGCTCTGTTCCGCCGTCACCGCGCGGTACGCCGATCCACTGCCGGCCGGCGCGTCCCTGCTCGACCTCGGGCTGCACCGGTTGCGGGGCTTCGACGACCGGGAGCGGCTCTTCCAACTCGTCGCCCCTGGGCTGGAGCGGCAGTTCCCGCGGCCGCGTACCGCCGACGCGGTGACGCACAACCTGCCGATCCAGGTCACCTCGTTCGTCGGCCGACAGACCGAGCGCGCCGAGCTACGACAGCTCGTGGCCCGGCACCGGCTGGTCACGGTGCTCGGCGCGGGTGGGGGCGGCAAGACCCGGCTGGCCGTGGAACTCGCCACCGACCTGGTCGAGGAATATCCGGACGGGGTCTGGTTCGTCGACATCGCCGCGGTCACCGATCCGGGGCTGGTCGCCTTCGCGATCGCCGCGGTGCTCGGACTGCGCCCGGAGCCGGGCCGCCCGATGGTCGACACCCTGGTCGAGTACGCCGCCGCCCGCCGGATGCTGATCGTGCTCGACACCTGCGACGCCCAGCCGGCGGCCTGTGCCGAGGCGGTCTCCCGGCTGCTCGCCGGCGGCGTCGGCCTGCGCGTGCTGGCCACCACCCGGGAACCGCTGGCGCTGCCCGGCGAGGTGGTGTGGCGGATCCCGCCGCTGTCGGTCGACCCGCCACCCGACGGCACCGAGAGTGACGCGGTCGCCCTGCTGATGGACCGCACGGCAGCGGCCCGGGGCGGCCGGCAGCCGGACCCGGCCGAGTCGGCCGACCTGCGGCGGGTGGTCCGGCGGCTGGACGGCCTGCCGCTCGCCATCGAGCTGGCCGCGGCCCGGCTGCGGGTGCTCTCGGTCGGGCAACTCGCCGAGCGGCTCGACGACGTGCTCGGCACCCTCGACGCGGGCCGTGAGGAGCCGGAGCTGCCGCCGGCCGACCGGGGCCACGCCGGCAACCAGCAGGACACCGTCGACCTGGTCGCGGCGGCGACCGGCGCCAGCCCACCGACCCCGGCGACGCGGGCGGTGGTGCGCTCGGCGATCGAGCGGCACCTGACCATGCAGGCCACGGTGACCTGGTCGTACCGGACGCTCGGGCCGCGCGCCACGCGGTTGCTGCGCTGGCTGGCGGTCTTCGCCGGCCCGGTGGACCTGGCGACGCTGGAGTGGCTGCTCGGCGACGATCCGCTCGACCCGCTCTCGGTGCTGGTGGACAAGTCCATGGTGCTGGCGGAACCGCACGCCGCGGGCAGCACGTACCGCATGCTCGACCCGATCCGGGCGTACGCCGCCCGCCGGCTCGCCGAGGCCGGCGAGGAGCAGGCTGCCCGCAACCGGCACGTGGCCTGGTCGGCGCATGCCCTCCAGCGGGCACACCTCGGCCCGGACGGGCAGCCGATGACCCTGTCGCTGTACGCGCTGGATCCGCTCGCCGGCGAGTTGCGCGCGGCCCTGCGCTGGTGCGCCACGGGTGGCAGCGCCCGTGCCGGCCTGCGGCTGGCCGCCGGGCTGGACCAGTGGTGGCGGGAGCGCGGGCTGGCCCGGGAGGGGCGGCTCTGGCTCTTCCGGTTGTACGGCCGGCTCGCCGAGACCGGTGAGTCGATCCCGGAGGGCGAGCTGGCGGCGGCGTACCACATGCACTCGCTGCACGCCGGGGGCGACGGCGAGTTCGCCGAGGAGCTGCGCTACTCGCAGCGGGCCGAGGCGGCGGCCCGGCAGGCCGGTGATGCCGGCCTGCTGGCCCGGGTGCTCGCCGGCCGCGCCGCCCCCCTGGTCGACATGGGGCAGTTCGCCGAGGCGGAACGGGTCTGCCGGGAGGTCATCGACTGGGCACACGATCAGGGAGTCGACTCGGAGGCGCTGTTCGCCGTGTTCCGCCTGGCCGAGTTGCGGTGGCGGCGGGGCGCGCTGGACGAGGCGGCGGAACTGCTCGGCGCGGCCCGGCCGGTGGAGGCGTCCCGCCCGGCCGATCGCGGGCGGCGGTCGGTCGACATGCTGCTCGGCATGGTCGCGTTGGCCCGGGGCGACCTGGTTGCCGCGCACGAGCACCTGCTGGTGGCGTTGCGGTCGCGGATGAACCACGGCTTCCACGGGCGGGCCTGCGACACGCTGAACGCGATCGCGGCGCGGTGTGCCGCCGGTGACGAGTCGCTGACCGCCGCCCGGCTCTTCGGTGCGGCGCAGGCGACCCGGGCGGGGCTGCGATCGACCCCCGGCATCTACGACGCCTACTGGACCGAGCGACAGGCGGCGCTGCGGCTGGTGCTGGGTGACGCCACCTTCGACGAGGCCTACGGGGAGGGTGCCGAACTGGGCCTGGACGAGGCTGTCGCACTGGCGCTCGGCGTCGAGCATCCGGACCTGGCCGCCGATTCGGCGCGGTTCGCGGCCCGGACGGGCCGGTCCGCGCCGCGCCGCGCCAGCACCGTCGACCGGCACACCGAACACGCCTGA